Proteins encoded within one genomic window of Dasypus novemcinctus isolate mDasNov1 chromosome 17, mDasNov1.1.hap2, whole genome shotgun sequence:
- the CEP68 gene encoding centrosomal protein of 68 kDa isoform X1, with protein sequence MGLGEEKAEVEASSDTKFQSYGRRSLRELEVDSTRLGSGDQPPRLEAEGGPASPVWGSEGLPAAACWGGTDSGGPSGASQPQASTTNREPVAGGSKPPFSCLLPPAGTGTGDLLHSVGNQLEETKLSASEELPQTLTVPRSTALCSGHDADTEDDASSPVESPRVLGLSQQPPISGFSFPSRWKSLVSPGTAAPQLPSYSISASSPVSSCLGHQEKVEPQSCSLAKVSSLELAVPQSPSSVVGPGPQRHWLPQPVSSVGDANGPGRRRLSFQAEYWACVLPDSLPPSPDRHSPLWNPNKEYEDLLDYTYPLRPRPQLSKHLDSHVLQDSGVDLDSFSVSPASTLKSPTNVSHSCPPAEATGLPFPRLQEPSLKQWPSGVPQKQDSMGLASRSRLASTPRAPGSRDAARESGESARRSLKDRLRTGRRPETSSPTLRALDRGWPSPKQGKETSGVSQSALRPDYTESGWKSEEEVESEDEYLALPSRLTQVSHLISYLGSLPTLVTLPTRAAGGQSSLEVSDSDGPASLPSDSTQSQLPSAAALPGPRGPAGQNHCLLGSFIHPRDSAREGRLESSQALGSGSGLLRAHSFLAMSDRLAFSDPGAEGQPPGKGGEQGKESLVHCVKTFCCQLEELIHWLYNVADTTNYLIPPKSSLTGLKSSLQLYREFKKDIDEHQFLTDSVLKKGEILLQCLLDNTPVLKDVLGRIAKQSGELESHADHLYDSILTSLDMMAGCTLLPDNKPVTAKERRCEGL encoded by the exons ATGGGCCTGGGTGAAGAAAAAgcagaggtggaggcatcttcggacACAAAGTTTCAGTCCTATGGGAGGCGGAGCCTTAGGGAGCTGGAGGTAGACTCCACGAGGCTGGGGAGCGGGGACCAGCCCCCACGCCTGGAAGCTGAGGGAGGGCCCGCCTCCCCTGTGTGGGGGTCAGAGGGGCTACCTGCCGCTGCCTGCTGGGGTGGGACTGACTCCGGCGGCCCCTCTGGAGCCTCCCAGCCACAGGCCTCCACCACCAACAGAGAGCCAGTAGCTGGTGGCTCCAAGCCTCCTTTCAGCTGCCTGCTTCCTCCTGCTGGCACAGGGACTGGAGATCTTTTGCACTCTGTGGGAAACCAG TTGGAAGAGACCAAGCTTTCTGCCTCGGAGGAGCTACCTCAGACCCTTACTGTTCCCAGAAGTACAGCTCTTTGCTCAGGACATGATGCTGATACTGAAGATGACGCATCATCCCCAGTTGAGTCACCCCGGGTACTGGGCCTCAGCCAGCAGCCTCCCATCTCAggattctcttttccttcaaggTGGAAGTCCTTGGTGAGCCCAGGTACTGCTGCTCCTCAGCTTCCCAGCTACAGCATCTCTGCCTCATCCCCAGTCAGTAGCTGTCTGGGCCACCAAGAGAAGGTGGAGCCTCAGAGTTGCTCCCTTGCCAAGGTCTCCTCCTTGGAGCTGGCTGTTCCCCAGTCACCCTCCTCTGTGGTGGGGCCCGGGCCTCAGCGCCACTGGCTGCCACAGCCTGTGTCCTCTGTGGGTGATGCTAATGGGCCAGGCAGGAGACGCCTCTCCTTCCAGGCCGAGTACTGGGCTTGTGTGCTGCCAGAttccctgcctccttcccctGACCGCCACTCCCCTCTCTGGAACCCAAATAAAGAGTATGAAGACCTGCTTGACTATACGTACCCACTGAGACCCAGGCCTCAACTCTCAAAGCACCTTGATAGCCATGTGCTGCAGGACTCTGGTGTAGACCTGGATAGCTTCTCTGTCTCCCCAGCAAGTACCCTGAAATCACCCACTAATGTCTCTCACAGTTGCCCACCAGCAGAGGCCACTGGCCTACCGTTCCCTCGGCTTCAAGAGCCAAGCCTTAAACAGTGGCCCTCTGGAGTGCCTCAGAAGCAGGACAGCATGGGCTTGGCATCTCGTAGCCGGCTTGCATCTACCCCCAGAGCCCCAGGCAGTAGGGATGCTGCTCGGGAGAGCGGAGAGTCAGCCAGGAGGAGCTTGAAGGACCGGCTGCGCACGGGCAGGCGCCCTGAGACCAGCTCTCCCACTCTGAGGGCATTGGACAGAGGGTGGCCCTCGCCCAAGCAAGGGAAAGAGACCTCGGGAGTCAGCCAGAGTGCACTGCGCCCTGACTACACAGAGTCTGGATGGAAATCAGAAGAGGAGGTGGAGAGTGAAGATGAGTATCTCGCCCTGCCTTCTCGGCTGACACAGGTTTCTCATTTGATTTCCTATCTCGGCTCCCTTCCCACCTTGGTGACCCTGCCCACCAGGGCCGCAGGAGGGCAGAGCTCCCTGGAAGTGTCAGACAGTGATGGGCCAGCTTCCCTCCCATCagactccacccaaagccaactTCCCTCTGCAGCTGCACTCCCAGGGCCCAGGGGCCCTGCGGGTCAAAACCACTGTTTGCTGGGCTCCTTCATCCATCCCCGAGACTCTGCACGGGAAGGCAGACTGGAGagcagccaggccctgggcagcGGCTCTGGACTGCTGAGAGCACACTCCTTCCTGGCTATGTCAGACCGGCTGGCATTCTCAGATCCAGGTGCCGAAGGACAGCCTCCTGGGAAAGGAGGAGAGCAGGGAAAGGAATCACTGGTGCACTGtgtgaag ACATTTTGCTGTCAGCTGGAAGAGCTGATTCACTGGCTTTACAATGTAGCAGACACTACCAACTACTTGATTCCACCCAAGTCCAGCCTTACAGGTCTCAAGTCTTCTCTCCAGCTTTACCGG GAATTTAAGAAAGATATAGATGAACACCAGTTCCTGACGGACAGTGTCTTAAAGAAAGGAGAGATTCTTCTCCAGTGCCTGTTGGATAATACGCCAG
- the CEP68 gene encoding centrosomal protein of 68 kDa isoform X2, translated as MGLGEEKAEVEASSDTKFQSYGRRSLRELEVDSTRLGSGDQPPRLEAEGGPASPVWGSEGLPAAACWGGTDSGGPSGASQPQASTTNREPVAGGSKPPFSCLLPPAGTGTGDLLHSVGNQLEETKLSASEELPQTLTVPRSTALCSGHDADTEDDASSPVESPRVLGLSQQPPISGFSFPSRWKSLVSPGTAAPQLPSYSISASSPVSSCLGHQEKVEPQSCSLAKVSSLELAVPQSPSSVVGPGPQRHWLPQPVSSVGDANGPGRRRLSFQAEYWACVLPDSLPPSPDRHSPLWNPNKEYEDLLDYTYPLRPRPQLSKHLDSHVLQDSGVDLDSFSVSPASTLKSPTNVSHSCPPAEATGLPFPRLQEPSLKQWPSGVPQKQDSMGLASRSRLASTPRAPGSRDAARESGESARRSLKDRLRTGRRPETSSPTLRALDRGWPSPKQGKETSGVSQSALRPDYTESGWKSEEEVESEDEYLALPSRLTQVSHLISYLGSLPTLVTLPTRAAGGQSSLEVSDSDGPASLPSDSTQSQLPSAAALPGPRGPAGQNHCLLGSFIHPRDSAREGRLESSQALGSGSGLLRAHSFLAMSDRLAFSDPGAEGQPPGKGGEQGKESLVHCVKTFCCQLEELIHWLYNVADTTNYLIPPKSSLTGLKSSLQLYREFKKDIDEHQFLTDSVLKKGEILLQCLLDNTPAAAPDEAIAV; from the exons ATGGGCCTGGGTGAAGAAAAAgcagaggtggaggcatcttcggacACAAAGTTTCAGTCCTATGGGAGGCGGAGCCTTAGGGAGCTGGAGGTAGACTCCACGAGGCTGGGGAGCGGGGACCAGCCCCCACGCCTGGAAGCTGAGGGAGGGCCCGCCTCCCCTGTGTGGGGGTCAGAGGGGCTACCTGCCGCTGCCTGCTGGGGTGGGACTGACTCCGGCGGCCCCTCTGGAGCCTCCCAGCCACAGGCCTCCACCACCAACAGAGAGCCAGTAGCTGGTGGCTCCAAGCCTCCTTTCAGCTGCCTGCTTCCTCCTGCTGGCACAGGGACTGGAGATCTTTTGCACTCTGTGGGAAACCAG TTGGAAGAGACCAAGCTTTCTGCCTCGGAGGAGCTACCTCAGACCCTTACTGTTCCCAGAAGTACAGCTCTTTGCTCAGGACATGATGCTGATACTGAAGATGACGCATCATCCCCAGTTGAGTCACCCCGGGTACTGGGCCTCAGCCAGCAGCCTCCCATCTCAggattctcttttccttcaaggTGGAAGTCCTTGGTGAGCCCAGGTACTGCTGCTCCTCAGCTTCCCAGCTACAGCATCTCTGCCTCATCCCCAGTCAGTAGCTGTCTGGGCCACCAAGAGAAGGTGGAGCCTCAGAGTTGCTCCCTTGCCAAGGTCTCCTCCTTGGAGCTGGCTGTTCCCCAGTCACCCTCCTCTGTGGTGGGGCCCGGGCCTCAGCGCCACTGGCTGCCACAGCCTGTGTCCTCTGTGGGTGATGCTAATGGGCCAGGCAGGAGACGCCTCTCCTTCCAGGCCGAGTACTGGGCTTGTGTGCTGCCAGAttccctgcctccttcccctGACCGCCACTCCCCTCTCTGGAACCCAAATAAAGAGTATGAAGACCTGCTTGACTATACGTACCCACTGAGACCCAGGCCTCAACTCTCAAAGCACCTTGATAGCCATGTGCTGCAGGACTCTGGTGTAGACCTGGATAGCTTCTCTGTCTCCCCAGCAAGTACCCTGAAATCACCCACTAATGTCTCTCACAGTTGCCCACCAGCAGAGGCCACTGGCCTACCGTTCCCTCGGCTTCAAGAGCCAAGCCTTAAACAGTGGCCCTCTGGAGTGCCTCAGAAGCAGGACAGCATGGGCTTGGCATCTCGTAGCCGGCTTGCATCTACCCCCAGAGCCCCAGGCAGTAGGGATGCTGCTCGGGAGAGCGGAGAGTCAGCCAGGAGGAGCTTGAAGGACCGGCTGCGCACGGGCAGGCGCCCTGAGACCAGCTCTCCCACTCTGAGGGCATTGGACAGAGGGTGGCCCTCGCCCAAGCAAGGGAAAGAGACCTCGGGAGTCAGCCAGAGTGCACTGCGCCCTGACTACACAGAGTCTGGATGGAAATCAGAAGAGGAGGTGGAGAGTGAAGATGAGTATCTCGCCCTGCCTTCTCGGCTGACACAGGTTTCTCATTTGATTTCCTATCTCGGCTCCCTTCCCACCTTGGTGACCCTGCCCACCAGGGCCGCAGGAGGGCAGAGCTCCCTGGAAGTGTCAGACAGTGATGGGCCAGCTTCCCTCCCATCagactccacccaaagccaactTCCCTCTGCAGCTGCACTCCCAGGGCCCAGGGGCCCTGCGGGTCAAAACCACTGTTTGCTGGGCTCCTTCATCCATCCCCGAGACTCTGCACGGGAAGGCAGACTGGAGagcagccaggccctgggcagcGGCTCTGGACTGCTGAGAGCACACTCCTTCCTGGCTATGTCAGACCGGCTGGCATTCTCAGATCCAGGTGCCGAAGGACAGCCTCCTGGGAAAGGAGGAGAGCAGGGAAAGGAATCACTGGTGCACTGtgtgaag ACATTTTGCTGTCAGCTGGAAGAGCTGATTCACTGGCTTTACAATGTAGCAGACACTACCAACTACTTGATTCCACCCAAGTCCAGCCTTACAGGTCTCAAGTCTTCTCTCCAGCTTTACCGG GAATTTAAGAAAGATATAGATGAACACCAGTTCCTGACGGACAGTGTCTTAAAGAAAGGAGAGATTCTTCTCCAGTGCCTGTTGGATAATACGCCAG CAGCAGCACCTGATGAGGCCATCGCAGTCTGA